One uncultured Alphaproteobacteria bacterium genomic region harbors:
- a CDS encoding Pyrimidine 5-nucleotidase, with the protein MSQGPEVSATIAPAPGSPADFARNVRTWIFDLDNTLYPPTSHLFDQIDRRMTAFIGALLDLPPERAHAVQKDYFHRYGTSLRGLMAEHDADPEAYLAAVHDVDYSVLAPDPALGAALDALPGRRIVYTNGSTRHAEKVLAQLGIRDAFSAIFDIRDAGYWPKPHPSSYDALIAREGFDPARAVLVEDSLKNLPPAARLGMRTVWLHNHRDTAGVGLFDPADCTAVIDDLVAWLQAVGACANG; encoded by the coding sequence GTGAGCCAGGGCCCCGAAGTTTCCGCGACGATCGCGCCCGCACCCGGATCGCCGGCGGATTTCGCCCGCAACGTGCGGACGTGGATCTTCGATCTCGACAATACCCTCTATCCGCCGACCTCGCATCTGTTCGACCAGATCGACCGGCGGATGACCGCTTTCATCGGCGCGCTGCTCGATCTGCCGCCCGAGCGGGCGCACGCGGTGCAGAAGGACTATTTCCACCGTTACGGCACCTCGCTGCGCGGCCTGATGGCGGAGCACGACGCCGACCCGGAGGCCTACCTCGCCGCGGTCCACGACGTCGACTATTCGGTGCTCGCCCCCGACCCGGCGCTCGGGGCGGCGCTCGACGCCCTGCCCGGGCGGCGCATCGTCTACACCAACGGCAGCACCCGCCATGCCGAAAAGGTGCTGGCGCAACTCGGCATCCGCGACGCGTTCTCGGCGATCTTCGACATCCGCGACGCCGGCTATTGGCCGAAGCCGCATCCCTCCTCCTACGACGCCCTGATCGCCCGCGAGGGCTTCGACCCCGCGCGCGCCGTGCTGGTCGAGGACAGCCTCAAGAATCTGCCGCCCGCCGCCCGGCTCGGAATGCGCACGGTCTGGCTGCACAACCACCGCGACACCGCGGGCGTGGGGCTTTTCGACCCCGCCGACTGCACCGCCGTGATCGACGATCTGGTGGCGTGGCTGCAGGCGGTGGGCGCGTGCGCCAACGGTTGA
- the dapD gene encoding 2,3,4,5-tetrahydropyridine-2-carboxylate N-succinyltransferase (Evidence 2a : Function of homologous gene experimentally demonstrated in an other organism; PubMedId : 8412694, 9298646; Product type e : enzyme), protein MTTAQLSAVVEAAWETRAEITAATRGEVRDAVDAALDLLDRGEVRVAEKTNGKWTVNQWLKKAVLLSFRLNDMATISGAPGGASWFDKVPSKFAGWDDARFRAAGFRAVPGCVVRRSAFVAPGAVLMPSFVNLGAYVGEGTMVDTWTTVGSCAQIGRNVHLSGGVGIGGVLEPLQAGPVVIEDNCFIGARSEIAEGFLVEEGAVVSMGVFLGASTKIVDRATGEVFRGRVPAYSVVVPGSLPGKPLPDGTPGPSVACAVIVKTVDKGTRAKVSINDLLRD, encoded by the coding sequence ATGACCACCGCCCAACTCTCCGCCGTCGTCGAGGCCGCCTGGGAGACCCGCGCCGAGATCACCGCCGCCACCCGCGGCGAGGTGCGCGACGCGGTCGACGCCGCGCTCGACCTGCTCGATCGCGGCGAGGTCCGCGTCGCCGAGAAGACGAACGGCAAATGGACGGTCAACCAGTGGCTCAAGAAGGCGGTCCTGCTGTCGTTCCGCCTCAACGACATGGCGACGATCTCCGGCGCCCCCGGCGGCGCGAGCTGGTTCGACAAGGTGCCCTCGAAATTCGCCGGATGGGACGACGCGCGCTTCCGCGCCGCCGGGTTCCGCGCGGTGCCGGGCTGCGTGGTGCGGCGGTCCGCCTTCGTCGCCCCCGGCGCGGTGCTGATGCCGTCGTTCGTCAACCTCGGCGCCTACGTCGGCGAGGGGACGATGGTCGACACCTGGACCACCGTCGGCTCCTGCGCGCAGATCGGCCGCAACGTCCACCTCTCGGGCGGCGTCGGCATCGGCGGCGTGCTCGAACCCCTGCAGGCGGGCCCGGTGGTGATCGAGGACAACTGCTTCATCGGCGCACGCTCCGAGATCGCGGAGGGCTTCCTCGTCGAGGAGGGCGCGGTGGTGTCGATGGGCGTATTCCTCGGCGCCTCCACCAAGATCGTCGACCGCGCCACCGGCGAGGTGTTCCGCGGCCGCGTGCCCGCCTATTCGGTGGTGGTGCCGGGCAGCCTGCCGGGCAAGCCGCTGCCGGACGGCACTCCCGGGCCGTCGGTGGCCTGCGCGGTGATCGTCAAGACCGTCGACAAGGGCACCCGCGCCAAGGTGTCGATCAACGACCTGCTCAGGGACTGA
- the dapE gene encoding Succinyl-diaminopimelate desuccinylase: protein MTDAVELARELVRRPSVTPDAKDALDFLAGVLAAAGFACTPLRFAENGTPDVDNLHAAFGTGARHLAFAGHVDVVPPGDDSRWSAPPFAAELRDGRVIGRGIADMKSGVAAFVAAALDFLAARGPGFDGRISLILTGDEEGPAINGTRKVMEHLKATDDLPEVCLLGEPTCREVFGEMIKVGRRGSLTAHIAVDGVAGHVAYPETTDNPVHRLVRILDELLAKKLDAGNAYFPPSSLMVTTVDVGNPATNVVPGRATASLNIRFSTEQTTEALERWISEVAARHAAAVEVRFERGAQPFLTPPGAWSDLVAAAVKDVAGLDPALGTTGGTSDARFIKAYCPVVEFGLCGKTMHSVDECVDASEIDALKRVYLRVLERYFR from the coding sequence ATGACCGACGCCGTCGAACTCGCCCGCGAACTGGTGCGCCGCCCCTCGGTGACGCCCGACGCCAAGGACGCTCTCGACTTCCTCGCCGGCGTGCTGGCGGCGGCGGGCTTCGCCTGCACGCCGCTGCGCTTCGCCGAGAACGGCACGCCCGACGTCGACAACCTCCACGCCGCATTCGGCACGGGCGCGCGCCATCTCGCCTTCGCCGGGCACGTGGACGTGGTGCCCCCCGGCGACGACAGCCGCTGGAGCGCGCCGCCGTTCGCCGCCGAGCTCCGCGACGGCCGGGTGATCGGCCGGGGCATCGCCGACATGAAGTCGGGCGTCGCCGCGTTCGTTGCCGCCGCGCTCGACTTCCTCGCCGCGCGCGGCCCCGGATTCGACGGCCGGATCTCGCTGATCCTCACCGGCGACGAGGAAGGCCCGGCGATCAACGGCACCCGCAAGGTGATGGAGCACCTGAAGGCGACGGACGACCTGCCGGAGGTCTGCCTCCTCGGCGAGCCCACCTGCCGCGAGGTGTTCGGCGAGATGATCAAGGTCGGCCGCCGCGGCTCGCTCACCGCCCACATCGCGGTGGACGGCGTCGCGGGGCACGTCGCCTACCCCGAGACCACCGACAACCCGGTCCACCGCCTGGTGCGGATCCTCGACGAACTGCTGGCGAAGAAGCTCGACGCGGGCAACGCCTACTTCCCGCCCTCGTCCCTGATGGTCACCACCGTCGACGTCGGCAATCCGGCGACCAACGTGGTTCCCGGACGGGCGACGGCGTCGCTCAACATCCGCTTTTCCACCGAGCAGACCACCGAGGCGCTGGAGCGCTGGATCTCCGAGGTCGCGGCGCGCCACGCTGCGGCCGTGGAGGTGCGGTTCGAGCGCGGCGCGCAGCCGTTCCTCACCCCACCCGGCGCGTGGAGCGATCTGGTGGCGGCGGCGGTGAAGGACGTCGCCGGTCTCGACCCCGCGCTCGGCACCACCGGCGGCACCTCGGACGCGCGCTTCATCAAGGCGTATTGCCCGGTGGTCGAGTTCGGTCTGTGCGGCAAGACCATGCACTCGGTCGACGAATGCGTCGACGCGTCCGAGATCGACGCCCTCAAGCGGGTCTACCTGCGCGTTCTCGAACGGTACTTCCGATGA
- a CDS encoding conserved membrane hypothetical protein (Evidence 4 : Homologs of previously reported genes of unknown function), with protein MNPLDEIRRGLAGVWGVLRFRPEALKTFGDTPSGAARSFLAMAIGLPVYMFVLKANLAAITPRPSLAGFLPVMLLYYVIEWLIWPNLMVGVARRIGRARLYFRYIAAYNWFALAQMLIMVPVQLSMLSGALPATPGIALIGFAATVAFGVYEWFIARHGLEIEPRPAIALVLLNLLVGLALLQFKAFQLQL; from the coding sequence ATGAACCCGCTCGACGAAATCCGGCGCGGGCTCGCCGGCGTCTGGGGGGTCCTCCGCTTCCGCCCCGAGGCGCTCAAGACCTTCGGAGACACGCCGTCGGGCGCGGCGCGCTCGTTCCTGGCGATGGCGATCGGCCTGCCGGTCTATATGTTCGTGCTCAAGGCCAACCTCGCGGCGATCACGCCGCGGCCGTCGCTCGCCGGGTTCCTGCCGGTGATGCTGCTCTACTACGTGATCGAGTGGCTGATCTGGCCGAACCTGATGGTCGGCGTCGCCCGGCGCATCGGCCGCGCGCGGCTCTACTTCCGCTACATCGCGGCCTACAACTGGTTCGCCCTGGCGCAGATGCTGATCATGGTCCCGGTTCAGCTCTCGATGCTGTCGGGCGCGTTGCCCGCCACCCCCGGCATCGCGCTGATCGGCTTCGCCGCCACCGTCGCGTTCGGCGTCTACGAATGGTTCATCGCCCGCCACGGGCTCGAAATCGAACCGCGCCCGGCGATCGCCCTGGTGCTGCTCAACCTCCTGGTCGGGCTCGCGCTGCTGCAATTCAAGGCGTTCCAGCTTCAGCTCTAG
- a CDS encoding Outer membrane protein A: MRKSLVVVSCAGMAAVLSACSGAWDVEGLQATKPSGSAFDATLQNEYVRLATSEREQGDWRDTATYVARGRLAAAGTPAEPEAIDNRDLPGDKVGELAAARAKLMGVYTPANKAAHGKALALAQTGYECWMEQQEENWQWDDIAACKAQFDAALKAIADATAPKAPVAAAPAQGYVVYFGLNSAKLEGDALAVVREAAQAFKAQKASRADVSGHADRSGAAPYNDKLSSLRAEAVGDALMKQGVPESAITISAFGESDLAVVTPDGAKEPRNRRVTITIVK, encoded by the coding sequence ATGCGCAAATCATTGGTTGTTGTGTCGTGTGCGGGAATGGCGGCGGTTCTCTCCGCCTGTAGCGGTGCGTGGGACGTGGAAGGTCTGCAGGCGACCAAGCCGTCGGGCAGCGCCTTCGACGCCACCCTCCAGAACGAATACGTCCGTCTCGCCACCTCCGAGCGCGAACAGGGCGACTGGCGCGACACCGCCACTTACGTGGCGCGCGGCAGGCTGGCCGCCGCGGGTACGCCCGCCGAGCCGGAAGCGATCGACAACCGCGATCTGCCGGGCGACAAGGTCGGCGAACTCGCCGCCGCGCGCGCCAAGCTGATGGGCGTGTACACGCCCGCGAACAAGGCCGCCCACGGCAAGGCCCTCGCCCTCGCCCAGACCGGCTACGAGTGCTGGATGGAGCAGCAGGAAGAGAACTGGCAGTGGGACGACATCGCCGCCTGCAAGGCGCAGTTCGACGCCGCGCTCAAGGCGATCGCCGATGCGACCGCGCCGAAGGCTCCGGTCGCCGCCGCGCCGGCGCAGGGCTACGTCGTCTACTTCGGTCTCAATTCGGCGAAGCTCGAGGGCGACGCGCTCGCCGTCGTCCGCGAGGCCGCGCAGGCGTTCAAGGCGCAGAAGGCGAGCCGCGCCGACGTCTCGGGCCATGCCGACCGTTCCGGCGCCGCGCCCTACAACGACAAGCTCTCGTCGCTGCGCGCCGAGGCGGTGGGCGACGCGCTGATGAAGCAGGGCGTGCCGGAATCCGCGATCACGATCTCGGCGTTCGGCGAATCCGACCTTGCCGTGGTTACTCCGGACGGCGCCAAGGAGCCGCGCAATCGCCGCGTCACCATCACCATCGTGAAGTGA
- the rlmN gene encoding Dual-specificity RNA methyltransferase RlmN, whose translation MHAQPATPASPDGDARIDLVGLSREELTAVLVDMGEKPFRTKQLWHWIYHQGETDFMKMTSLATPLRERLAERCVIGRPRIVTEQNSADGTRKWLFAMPDGNQVETVHIPEDDRGAVCVSTQVGCTMTCRFCHTGTQMLVRNLTAAEIVGQFMAARDSYGEWPTPTDETRHLSNVVLMGMGEPLMNYEAMAKAMKIVMDPEGIAMSKRRVTLSTSGYIPNMRRCAEELGIKLAVSFHAPTDEVRERIMPINRKYPIAELMAAMKDYQEIAGQRQYVTIEYILLKGVNDALADARELVRLFDASGIGVKFNLIPFNPWPGAPFETPSIKTCQAFAEVLTAAGYAAPIRVPRGRDILAACGQLKSASERQRLSRARAREAAGIVDPAHAEIS comes from the coding sequence ATGCATGCACAGCCCGCCACTCCGGCGTCGCCCGACGGCGACGCCCGTATCGACCTTGTCGGCCTCTCGCGCGAGGAGCTGACGGCGGTTCTCGTCGACATGGGCGAGAAGCCGTTCCGCACCAAGCAGCTCTGGCACTGGATCTACCACCAGGGCGAGACCGACTTCATGAAGATGACGTCGCTCGCCACGCCCCTGCGCGAGCGCCTCGCCGAGCGTTGCGTGATCGGCCGCCCGCGGATCGTCACCGAACAGAACTCGGCGGACGGCACCCGCAAGTGGCTGTTCGCGATGCCCGACGGCAACCAGGTGGAAACCGTCCACATTCCCGAGGACGACCGCGGCGCGGTGTGCGTCTCCACCCAGGTCGGCTGCACCATGACCTGCCGCTTCTGCCACACCGGCACGCAGATGCTGGTGCGCAACCTCACCGCCGCCGAGATCGTCGGCCAGTTCATGGCGGCGCGGGATTCCTACGGCGAGTGGCCGACCCCCACCGACGAGACCCGCCACCTCTCCAACGTCGTGCTGATGGGGATGGGCGAGCCGCTGATGAACTACGAGGCGATGGCGAAGGCGATGAAGATCGTGATGGACCCGGAAGGGATCGCGATGTCGAAGCGCCGGGTCACGCTCTCGACCTCCGGCTACATCCCCAACATGCGCCGCTGCGCCGAGGAACTCGGGATCAAGCTCGCGGTGTCCTTCCACGCGCCGACCGACGAGGTGCGCGAGCGGATCATGCCGATCAATCGCAAGTATCCGATCGCCGAGTTGATGGCGGCGATGAAGGACTACCAGGAGATCGCCGGGCAGCGCCAGTACGTCACCATCGAGTACATCCTGCTGAAGGGCGTCAACGACGCCCTCGCCGACGCGCGCGAACTGGTGCGGCTGTTCGACGCCTCCGGCATCGGCGTCAAGTTCAACCTCATCCCCTTCAATCCCTGGCCCGGCGCGCCGTTCGAAACCCCGTCGATCAAGACCTGCCAGGCCTTCGCCGAGGTGCTCACCGCCGCGGGCTACGCCGCGCCGATCCGCGTGCCGCGCGGCCGCGACATCCTCGCCGCCTGCGGCCAGCTCAAATCGGCGAGCGAACGGCAGCGCCTCTCCCGCGCCCGCGCCCGCGAAGCGGCCGGAATCGTCGACCCCGCCCACGCGGAAATTTCGTAG